A genomic window from Zonotrichia leucophrys gambelii isolate GWCS_2022_RI chromosome 25, RI_Zleu_2.0, whole genome shotgun sequence includes:
- the KCNJ9 gene encoding G protein-activated inward rectifier potassium channel 3, producing MSPSPHSPIPVSSSGTSIPPFSPSQFPQFVTSIHPFPPPSSPSLRSPSLHFSIPVPPALTPCPPQPPPMAQDNAAFCGVPEGVPTGVPAEAKPPPQPPQAPKRRPWGAGGAAGARKRQRYVEKDGKCNVQHGNVRETYRYLTDIFTTLVDLKWRFSLLIFILAYALTWLFFGLIWWVIAYSRGDLEHLGDHTWTPCVNNLNGFVSAFLFSIETETTIGYGHRVITDTCPEGIVLLLLQAILGSMVNAFMVGCMFVKISQPNKRAETLVFSSHAVVSLRDDRLCLMFRVGDLRDSHIVEASIRAKLIQSKQTQEGEFIPLDQTDLSVGFETGDDRLFLVSPLIISHEIDERSPFWDVSRGQLERDDFEIVVILEGMVEATGMTCQARSSYLADEVLWGHRFTPLLSLEEGFYEVDYGGFHHTVPVPTPACSARQLAAAAARRDAHLYWSIPSRLDEAAAAGGEGDPEMSPRESNGTLASPESR from the exons ATGTCTCCATCCCCCCATTCCCCCATCCCAGTCTCCTCATCTGGCACCTCCATCCCCCCATTCtccccatcccagttcccccagtttGTCACCTCCATCCAcccatttcctcctcccagTTCACCCAGTTTGAGGTCTCCATCCCTCCATttctccatcccagtccccccagccCTCACCCCCTGTcccccgcagccgccgccgatGGCTCAGGACAACGCCGCCTTCTGCGGGGTCCCCGAGGGGGTCCCCACGGGGGTCCCGGCTGAGGccaagccccctccccagcccccccaggcccccaaacgcCGCCCgtggggggccgggggcgccgCAGGGGCCCGGAAGCGCCAGCGCTACGTGGAGAAGGACGGCAAGTGCAACGTGCAGCACGGCAACGTGCGCGAGACCTACCGCTACCTGACCGACATCTTCACCACCCTGGTGGACCTCAAGTGGCGCTTCAgcctcctcatcttcatcctggCCTACGCCCTCACCTGGCTCTTCTTCGGCCTCATCTGGTGGGTCATCGCCTACAGCCGCGGCGACCTGGAGCACCTGGGCGACCACACGTGGACGCCGTGCGTCAACAACCTCAACGGCTTCGTGTCGGCCTTCCTGTTCTCCATCGAGACCGAGACCACCATCGGCTACGGCCACCGCGTCATCACGGACACGTGCCCCGAGGGCatcgtgctgctgctgctgcaggccatCCTGGGCTCCATGGTCAACGCCTTCATGGTGGGCTGCATGTTCGTCAAGATCTCGCAGCCCAACAAGCGCGCCGAGACGCTGGTGTTCTCCTCGCACGCCGTGGTGTCGCTGCGCGACGACCGCCTGTGCCTGATGTTCCGCGTGGGCGACCTGCGCGACTCGCACATCGTCGAGGCCTCCATCCGCGCCAAGCTCATCCAGTCCAAGCAGACGCAGGAGGGCGAGTTCATCCCGCTCGACCAGACCGACCTGAGCGTGGGCTTCGAGACGGGCGACGATCGGCTCTTCCTCGTGTCGCCGCTCATCATCAGCCACGAGATCGACGAGCGCAGCCCCTTCTGGGACGTGTCGCgggggcagctggagagggacgACTTTGAGATCGTCGTCATCCTCGAGGGCATGGTGGAGGCCACAG GGATGACGTGCCAGGCCCGCAGCTCCTACCTGGCGGACGAGGTGCTCTGGGGTCACCGTTTCACGCcgctgctcagcctggaggaaggCTTCTACGAGGTGGACTACGGCGGCTTCCACCACACGGTGCCCGTGCCCACCCCGGCCTGCAGCGCCCGCCAGCtggcagccgccgccgcccgccgcgaTGCCCACCTGTACTGGTCCATCCCCAGCCGCCTGGACGAGGCCGCGGCCGCGGGGGGCGAGGGGGACCCCGAAATGTCCCCCCGCGAGAGCAACGGGACCTTGGCCAGCCCCGAGTCGCGGTGA